One window of the Rhipicephalus sanguineus isolate Rsan-2018 chromosome 4, BIME_Rsan_1.4, whole genome shotgun sequence genome contains the following:
- the LOC119391991 gene encoding uncharacterized protein K02A2.6-like — translation MAFAQHGLPDIIVSDNGPAFTSAQYLDFLTRNGIRRMLVPPYHPASNGAAEQAVQTVKNKLKKSGSGNFQAQLSRFLFHYRTTPHEVTGRPPCELLTGRAFKTTLDVLRPNLQTSVLVRQLKQKFYADRGSRPAPSLQPGDSVYARNFRQGAPWVGASVVDVSPPSACVILDDRSIWHRHGDHLRLAQTGPRGTSETDALHHASAVAISQWKQPPLLESTVPDMPEQEAVEPSTSSPERGCAINTDITASNSGVHVGSDSSVAAPCTPVLLRSNRSRKPVLRYSP, via the coding sequence ATGGCATTCGCCCAGCACGGCCTCCCTGACATCATAGTTTCGGACAATGGCCCTGCTTTTACCAGTGCACAGTACCTGGACTTCTTGACTCGAAATGGAATACGTCGCATGCTGGTACCGCCGTATCACCCTGCGTCCAACGGTGCCGCAGAGCAAGCAGTACAGACTGTCAAAAACAAACTCAAGAAATCTGGGTCGGGCAACTTCCAAGCACAGCTGTCCCGGTTCTTATTCCACTACAGGACTACACCTCACGAAGTAACGGGTCGGCCACCGTGCGAACTCCTCACAGGGAGAGCCTTCAAGACAACGTTGGATGTCTTGCGGCCAAACCTGCAGACGTCGGTACTTGTAAGGCAACTTAAGCAGAAGTTTTATGCCGACAGAGGATCCCGGCCAGCTCCGTCATTGCAACCAGGAGACAGCGTGTATGCGCGAAACTTTCGACAGGGAGCACCATGGGTGggggccagtgttgtcgacgtcagcCCACCGTCGGCCTGCGTCATTCTCGACGATAGGTCTATATGGCACCGACACGGTGACCACTTGCGTCTTGCCCAGACAGGGCCACGGGGTACATCTGAAACGGATGCACTTCACCATGCTAGTGCTGTGGCCATATCACAATGGAAACAGCCTCCTCTCCTTGAATCAACTGTTCCGGACATGCCGGAGCAAGAGGCTGTCGAGCCGTCTACAAGTTCGCCTGAGAGGGGCTGTGCCATAAACACTGACATTACTGCGAGCAACAGTGGTGTTCATGTGGGGAGTGACTCTTCCGTGGCTGCACCTTGCACACCAGTGTTGCTGCGCAGCAACAGGTCGAGGAAACCAGTGCTTAGGTACTCCCCGTAG